CAGAACAACGGCAGAGGAACACTGGCTCTAAAACGCCGGGTGTGGATGAAATAAATTCCACGATCAAAAAATTTCGCGGATCCGGATTACCGGGCGGAAAGTACGTCATAATCGGCATCATTGCTCTGTGGTTCCTTTCAGGGATCTATATCGTAGAGCCAGATGAAGTCGGCGTCGTTACTAGGTTTGGTAAATACGTTACCACGACTAATCCCGGGCCGCACTACCACCTTCCGGTTCCAATTGAATCGGTCATGAAACCGCAGGTCACACGCATCAGGCGTGTGGAAGTGGGTTTCCGTTCTTTTGGATCTTCTCGCTCTTTTACACAGGGGCAGTCCCGGAATGTACCTGAAGAATCTCTGATGCTGACAGGTGATGAAAACATCGTTGATGTTCAATTTATCGTTCAATACCAGATCAAAGACCCTGTTGAGTACCTTTTTCAGGTAACTAATCAGGATAAGACTATTCAGGATGCAGCCGAAGCAGCCATGCGAGAAATTATCGGTAAGACTAAAATTGAATTGGCTCTTACAACGGGTAAGTTGCAGATTCAGACAGAGACCAGAATCTTATTACAGTCCATTGTGGATTCGTATAAGCTTGGTGTAAATGTGCTTGCCGTGCAGCTCCAGAATGTTCATCCGCCGACCGAGGTTGTGGATGCGTTTAAAGATGTTGCAAGTGCCCGTGAAGATAAAAGCCGTTATATTAACGAAGCTGAAGCATATCGTAATGATATTTTGCCGAAAGCCCGTGGGCAGGCTGCTGTTATCCTGAATAAAGCTCAAGCGTACAAGGAAACCAAAGTGCTTGAAGCGGAAGGTCAGGCTAAGAGATTTATGGCTGTTTATCACGAGTACTCAAAAGCTAAGGATATCACCGTTAAACGTTTGTATCTGGAAACAATGCAAAACATTCTCTCTAATCCTGAAGTAACTAAAGTTATTCTTTCAGACAAAGCCGCTAAAAGGGCTTTGCCGTTCCTTTCCTTGGACGGAGATTCATTCCCCGCAAAGGTTGTGAATAATAAGAAGGGGGTTAAGTAATGAGTTTACTCAAAAAAACCTCCGCTCCCTTGGCAATATTACTTATCATTGTTGTGCTTGGAATTGCTCAAAGTGCATTTATTGTTAAGCAGACTGAGAAAGCAATTGTATTGCAGCTTGGTAAGCCTAAAGCCGGACCTCTTGGCCCGGGGCTTCATTTTAAACTCCCGTTCGTTCAGAACGTGATTTATTTTGATTCACGCTTACTTGAGTATGATGCTCGCCCTGCTGAAATACTGACTAAAGATAAGAAGAATATGGTTGTGGATAACTACTCCAAAT
Above is a genomic segment from Desulfovibrio sp. UCD-KL4C containing:
- the hflK gene encoding FtsH protease activity modulator HflK; protein product: MNWDWDKLSEQRQRNTGSKTPGVDEINSTIKKFRGSGLPGGKYVIIGIIALWFLSGIYIVEPDEVGVVTRFGKYVTTTNPGPHYHLPVPIESVMKPQVTRIRRVEVGFRSFGSSRSFTQGQSRNVPEESLMLTGDENIVDVQFIVQYQIKDPVEYLFQVTNQDKTIQDAAEAAMREIIGKTKIELALTTGKLQIQTETRILLQSIVDSYKLGVNVLAVQLQNVHPPTEVVDAFKDVASAREDKSRYINEAEAYRNDILPKARGQAAVILNKAQAYKETKVLEAEGQAKRFMAVYHEYSKAKDITVKRLYLETMQNILSNPEVTKVILSDKAAKRALPFLSLDGDSFPAKVVNNKKGVK